Proteins from one Setaria italica strain Yugu1 chromosome V, Setaria_italica_v2.0, whole genome shotgun sequence genomic window:
- the LOC101772576 gene encoding nuclear transcription factor Y subunit B-3: MADDGGSHEGGGGGGVREQDRFLPIANISRIMKKAVPANGKIAKDAKETLQECVSEFISFVTSEASDKCQKEKRKTINGDDLLWAMATLGFEDYVDPLKIYLQKYREMEGDSKLSTKAGEGSVKKDAISPHGGTSSSSNQLVQHGVYNQGMGYMQPQYHNGDT; encoded by the exons ATGGCGGACGACGGCGGGAGccacgagggcggcggcggcggaggcgtccgGGAGCAGGACCGGTTCCTGCCCATCGCCAACATCAGCAGGATCATGAAGAAGGCCGTCCCGGCAAACGGCAAGATCGCCAAGGACGCCAAGGAGACCCTGCAGGAGTGCGTCTCCGAGTTCATCTCCTTCGTCACCAGCGA GGCCAGCGACAAGTGCCAGAAGGAGAAGCGCAAGACCATCAACGGGGACGATCTGCTCTGGGCGATGGCCACGCTCGGATTCGAGGATTACGTCGACCCCCTCAAGATCTACCTACAAAAGTATCGAGAG ATGGAG GGTGACAGTAAGTTGTCTACAAAAGCTGGTGAGGGCTCTGTAAAGAAGGATGCAATTAGTCCCCATGGTGGCACCAGTAGCTCAAGTAACCAG TTGGTTCAGCATGGAGTTTACAACCAAGGGATGGGCTACATGCAACCACAG TATCACAATGGGGATACCTGA
- the LOC101772175 gene encoding V-type proton ATPase subunit a1, giving the protein MGVFDRLPPMDHLRSEKMCFVQLIIPAESSRVAVTYLGELGLLQFKDLNEDKSPFQRIFVNQVKRCAEMSRKLRFFSDQINKAGVRSSVRPALEPDIDLEELEARLGEHEHELLEMNTNSDKLQQTYNELLEFKLVLTKAGGILASSHNHAASAERELDENIYDREVDEGNAYLLEQGVHQGSSGNSGVRFVSGIILKSKALAFERMLFRATRGNMLFNQAPAGEPVTDPISGEEVEKTVFVVFFSGEQAKAKILKICDSFGASCYPVPEEMMKQRQIFNEVSARLSDLEVTLDAGIQHRNKALESVGSQLWRWTIMVKKEKAVYDTLNMLNFDVTKKCLVGEGWCPIFAKSQIKDCLQRATLHSNSQVGIIFHEMDTMESPPTYFRTDKFTNAFQEIVDAYGVARYQEANPAVYSVVTFPFLFAVMFGDWGHGICLLLGALVLILREKKLSSQKLGSFMEMAFGGRYVILLMAIFSIYCGLIYNEFFSVPFHIFGKSAYECREKSCSDAHTAGLIKVRDPYPFGVDPSWRGSRSELPFLNSLKMKMSILMGVAQMNLGIVLSYFDARFHGNALDIRYQFIPQMIFLNSLFGYLALLILIKWCTGSKADLYHVMIYMFLDPAGDLGENQLFWGQKELQILLLLLALVAVPWMLFPKPFILKKLHKERFQGHTYRFLGTSEMDPDSEPDSARARHDDFNFSEVFVHQMIHSIEFVLGAVSNTASYLRLWALSLAHSELSTVFYEKLLLLAWGYDSLIVKLVGLVVFAFATAFILLMMETLSAFLHALRLHWVEFMNKFYHGDGYKFKPFSFALLADDED; this is encoded by the exons atGGGGGTGTTCGATCGGCTGCCCCCGATGGACCACCTGCGGTCCGAGAAGATGTGCTTCGTGCAGCTCATCATCCCCGCCGAGAGCTCGCGCGTCGCCGTCACCTACCTCGGCGAGCTCGGTCTCCTCCAGTTCAAGGAC TTGAACGAGGATAAGAGTCCTTTCCAGCGTATATTTGTCAACCAG GTAAAGAGATGTGCAGAAATGTCACGTAAACTAAGATTTTTCAGTGATCAGATCAACAAGGCAGGTGTAAGATCTTCAGTTCGACCTGCACTTGAACCTGATATTGATCTGGAGGAGCTAGAG GCAAGATTGGGTGAGCATGAGCATGAACTGCTTGAGATGAATACCAACAGTGACAAGTTACAACAGACATACAATGAACTTCTTGAATTCAAGCTTGTCTTGACCAAG GCAGGTGGCATCCTTGCTTCTTCTCACAACCATGCAGCTTCAGCTGAGCGGGAGCTAGATGAAAACATATATGACAGGGAAGTGGATGAGGGAAATGCCTATTTGCTCGAACAG GGAGTGCATCAAGGATCTTCTGGAAATTCTGGGGTGAGGTTTGTTAGTGGGATAATATTAAAGTCTAAGGCACTGGCTTTTGAACGGATGCTTTTCCGAGCTACAAGAGGAAATATGTTATTCAATCAGGCGCCTGCAGGGGAACCTGTAACTGATCCCATATCTGGTGAAGAG GTAGAGAAAACTGTTTTTGTAGTTTTCTTTTCTGGGGAACAAGCAAAAGCAAAGATACTAAAGATTTGTGATTCATTTGGAGCAAGTTGCTACCCTGTTCCTGAGGAGATGATGAAGCAGAGACAGATTTTCAATGAG GTATCAGCACGCCTCTCTGACCTGGAAGTTACTTTGGATGCTGGAATCCAGCACAGAAACAAAGCTCTTGAGTCAGTAGGATCACAATTGTGGAGGTGGACAATCATG GTTAAAAAGGAGAAAGCTGTATATGACACGCTGAACATGTTAAACTTTGATGTGACAAAGAAATGCCTTGTTGGAGAAGGATGGTGTCCTATATTTGCTAAATCTCAG ATCAAGGATTGTTTGCAGCGTGCAACACTTCACAGCAATTCACAAGTTGGAATAATATTTCATGAGATGGACACTATGGAATCACCACCTACATATTTCCGAACTGATAAATTTACCAACGCTTTCCAGGAAATTGTTGATGCATATGG TGTTGCTCGATATCAAGAAGCTAATCCAGCTGTATATTCTGTTGTGACATTCCCATTCCTTTTTGCTGTTATGTTTGGAGATTGGGGTCATGGGATATGTCTGTTACTAGGAGCTTTGGTTCTTATACTTCGTGAGAAGAAACTCTCCTCACAG AAGCTTGGCAGCTTTATGGAGATGGCATTTGGTGGACGATATGTCATTCTTCTGATGGCAATATTCTCAATATACTGTGGCCTTATATACAATGAGTTCTTCTCAGTTCCGTTTCATATATTTGGCAAATCTGCGTATGAATGCCGAGAAAAAAGCTGCAG TGATGCACATACTGCTGGTCTCATCAAAGTCCGTGATCCCTATCCTTTTGGGGTGGACCCAAGTTGGCGTGGAAGTCGGTCTGAGCTACCCTTTCTAAATTCGTTGAAGATGAAGATGTCTATACTAATGGGTGTTGCCCAGATGAACCTGGGGATTGTGTTAAGTTATTTTGATGCGCGGTTTCATGGAAATGCCCTTGACATAAG GTATCAATTCATACCACAGATGATTTTTCTGAATAGCCTTTTTGGTTACTTAGCACTCCTGATTCTCATCAAATGGTGCACGGGCTCTAAAGCTGATCTTTATCACGTGATGATATACATGTTCCTTGATCCTGCTGGAGATCTTGGAGAAAATCAACTGTTTTGGGGCCAAAAGGAACTCCAG ATACTTTTGTTGCTTCTGGCTTTGGTAGCTGTTCCATGGATGCTCTTCCCAAAGCCTTTTATTTTGAAGAAACTTCACAAAGAG AGATTTCAAGGGCATACCTACCGTTTCCTAGGGACATCTGAAATGGATCCAGATTCTGAACCTGATTCAGCCCGAGCACGTCATGATGATTTCAACTTCAGTGAAGTTTTTGTCCATCAAATGATACATTCCATTGAGTTTGTACTTGGTGCAGTTTCAAATACTGCATCTTATCTTCGACTTTGGGCCCTGAG CTTGGCACATTCAGAGCTGTCAACAGTTTTCTATGAGAAGCTGCTGCTACTTGCCTGGGG GTATGATAGTCTTATCGTCAAGTTGGTGGGACTTGTAGTTTTTGCTTTTGCTACTGCCTTCATATTGCTCATGATGGAAACATTGAGTGCCTTCCTGCATGCATTGCGTCTGCACTGGGTTGAGTTTATGAACAAGTTCTACCATGGGGATGGCTACAAGTTCAAGCCATTTTCATTTGCTCTGCTAGCAGACGACGAGGACTGA